From Butyricimonas paravirosa, one genomic window encodes:
- a CDS encoding ATP-binding protein, producing the protein MIRRITALFFFLGVYVLGFAENTRGREYILVLSSINFNEAWANNLYQNILDEFSSPGFHVEAEELSIPMMTRIEEVEEKREYLLSRYLKPPKVVVFIGDPAWLVCQPLFDKEWKDIPTVICYSRDSMPRSLENFVNKDFLGEGKFVLTEVATAGYNLTVIKQPFYVKNTIDLIRRLQPEVKKIALISDDRYISAMVREEVCGVLEKDFPELKLDLLTSIDISTEKLLDTLMGYSREVGIIYNSWFVGKKQSESHYLSDNLQKIIYGFVDAPVFTLTEMDMETGAFAGGYFISASTFGKVAVQTIRQILDGVPARNVEGRIGGEPKVYLNYHHLQHHGVDPNSITGNVVFYQVSPNFYQLYKEYIIIGLAFIILLGAIGLMRFHVMCQRRQQRQREFQLLSQYRKLVDNMPVIYIRKQLIFDEEGNVVDFIFRDVNNLFEEVFHCTRDRVVGKRLSEADVDNQLLDYMMDKESGRITSFVFPEENNKIRYYDKLSFPSSEKNFMDVFFIDRTEEYLVSLKMKEHQVSLEALNRRYELVLGATRLIPWTWDLLNKTINYDITYVTHKLCKTKNSRMMTERDGDMLVHPDDRAGMREAYYDLYYDRATIVRKEHRSMFLGGSNEYVWFESFVTVGDRDGEGHPTLLVGGSLLIDERKKMEEELLKAKEAAEISNHLKSAFLANMSHEIRTPLNAIVGFSNVLAYTEDENERQEYIKIIENNNTLLLQLIGDILDLSKIEAGVFEFVYSKVNLNVLLMEVIRAARLRLKNDSVVVEFVECLPECVICSDVNRLMQVMNNLITNAIKFTTKGSIRVGYRLREDESLYFYVSDTGCGIPADKLKEVFGRFVKLNSFQQGTGLGLSICESIVTRLGGQIGVMSEVGQGSTFWFTLPKSSWQQAD; encoded by the coding sequence ATGATAAGGAGGATCACGGCACTATTTTTCTTCTTGGGCGTGTATGTTCTAGGGTTTGCTGAAAATACACGGGGGAGGGAGTATATACTGGTGCTTAGCTCGATTAATTTCAATGAGGCTTGGGCGAATAATTTATACCAAAATATTCTGGATGAATTCTCGTCGCCGGGGTTTCATGTTGAGGCAGAAGAGTTGTCTATTCCAATGATGACGAGGATCGAAGAGGTGGAAGAAAAGAGGGAATATTTGTTGTCTCGATATTTAAAGCCACCTAAAGTGGTTGTTTTTATTGGGGACCCGGCGTGGCTCGTGTGTCAGCCGTTATTTGACAAGGAATGGAAGGATATACCTACTGTAATCTGTTATTCACGGGATTCTATGCCGAGAAGTTTAGAAAATTTTGTCAACAAGGATTTTCTGGGAGAAGGGAAATTCGTGTTAACAGAAGTGGCTACTGCGGGATATAACTTGACCGTGATAAAACAGCCATTTTATGTCAAAAATACAATAGATTTGATCCGGAGGTTGCAACCGGAAGTCAAGAAAATAGCTCTTATTTCAGATGATCGTTATATTAGTGCCATGGTTCGGGAAGAAGTGTGTGGTGTGTTAGAGAAGGATTTTCCCGAATTGAAGTTAGATTTGTTGACGTCAATTGACATATCTACGGAGAAGTTGTTGGATACTTTAATGGGATATAGTAGGGAAGTAGGAATTATTTACAACTCTTGGTTCGTGGGGAAAAAGCAATCCGAGAGCCACTATCTGTCTGATAATCTTCAAAAAATTATATATGGTTTTGTCGATGCTCCCGTGTTCACGTTAACGGAGATGGATATGGAGACCGGAGCTTTTGCTGGTGGATATTTTATTTCTGCATCAACTTTCGGAAAGGTTGCGGTTCAAACGATACGACAAATTTTAGACGGAGTGCCAGCCCGGAATGTAGAGGGAAGGATTGGGGGAGAGCCGAAAGTTTATTTGAATTATCATCATTTACAACATCATGGTGTAGATCCTAACAGCATCACGGGAAATGTAGTGTTTTATCAGGTCTCGCCTAATTTTTATCAACTCTACAAGGAGTATATTATTATCGGCTTGGCGTTTATTATTTTGCTGGGTGCGATCGGTTTAATGCGTTTTCATGTCATGTGCCAGAGACGGCAGCAACGTCAACGGGAATTTCAGTTACTTTCACAATATAGAAAACTGGTTGATAATATGCCTGTGATTTATATTCGTAAGCAATTGATCTTTGATGAAGAGGGGAATGTTGTTGATTTCATATTTCGTGATGTTAACAATCTTTTCGAGGAAGTTTTCCATTGTACCCGGGATCGGGTTGTGGGGAAACGCTTGAGTGAGGCTGATGTGGATAACCAACTCTTGGACTATATGATGGATAAAGAATCCGGGCGTATCACCTCTTTTGTTTTTCCGGAAGAAAATAATAAAATTCGTTATTACGATAAATTATCTTTCCCGAGTTCCGAGAAGAATTTTATGGATGTATTCTTTATCGATCGGACAGAAGAGTATCTGGTTTCGTTGAAAATGAAGGAACATCAAGTTTCGTTGGAGGCGTTGAATCGAAGGTATGAGCTGGTGCTGGGTGCGACACGACTCATCCCGTGGACATGGGATCTGTTGAACAAGACGATTAATTACGACATTACATACGTGACTCACAAGCTTTGCAAGACGAAGAATTCTAGGATGATGACGGAAAGGGATGGGGATATGCTTGTTCATCCGGATGATCGGGCCGGGATGCGTGAGGCGTATTATGATTTATATTATGACCGGGCTACTATTGTTCGAAAAGAACACCGATCTATGTTTTTGGGAGGATCGAACGAGTATGTCTGGTTCGAGAGTTTCGTGACTGTGGGTGATAGAGATGGAGAAGGGCATCCCACGTTGCTGGTCGGAGGCTCTTTATTGATTGATGAACGCAAGAAGATGGAGGAGGAATTGTTGAAAGCGAAAGAGGCGGCTGAAATTTCGAATCATTTGAAGTCGGCTTTCCTTGCTAATATGAGTCACGAGATTCGGACCCCGTTGAACGCTATTGTCGGTTTTTCTAACGTGTTGGCTTACACGGAGGATGAGAACGAGCGACAGGAGTATATCAAGATTATAGAGAATAATAACACGTTGTTGTTGCAATTGATTGGTGATATTTTGGATTTGTCAAAAATCGAGGCTGGTGTTTTTGAGTTCGTTTATTCCAAGGTAAACCTGAATGTATTGTTGATGGAGGTTATTCGGGCGGCTCGCTTGCGATTAAAAAATGATTCGGTTGTTGTGGAGTTCGTGGAGTGTTTACCTGAATGTGTGATTTGTTCCGATGTAAACCGTTTGATGCAAGTAATGAATAATCTGATCACGAATGCCATAAAATTTACAACCAAGGGGAGTATTCGTGTCGGATACAGGTTGCGGGAGGATGAGTCGTTGTATTTTTATGTCTCGGACACGGGATGTGGTATTCCCGCGGACAAGCTGAAAGAGGTGTTCGGGCGATTTGTGAAATTGAACTCTTTCCAACAAGGTACAGGATTGGGACTTTCCATCTGTGAAAGTATCGTGACCCGGTTAGGGGGACAGATTGGGGTAATGTCAGAAGTGGGGCAAGGATCAACCTTCTGGTTTACCTTGCCTAAATCTTCATGGCAACAAGCGGATTAA
- a CDS encoding DUF1573 domain-containing protein: MKEVIYILFILLCFGCVRHHSNIVFENKNFEAIFSDTSLVNKDHVLFFIRMKDCISCDLLQEGAFNNKKLLQRMSDKYMCIEQYVDLGEGKFIPYLLYENSFPMIVVFSKSGILEALVIGNRTAKELTLMLDKIEAHRGFVTNTRNRFVLNDTCYVDLIKKTVNAFLALKSEDLGKAKDEIESSIKIQPYFYNLYIGSQIYKELGDTVRFIECTDQALKMNDRFDNLLYNSIKEKIGNPAEELDLVTSISFEKTIHDFGRISSEDSVECSFLFKNNNSFPVIIESIKQSCDCMEIIWDTKPVLPQKIGTVKVIYKPSSKGVFMKALFLTISKSNKIIPLHIKGVVI, translated from the coding sequence ATGAAAGAGGTTATATATATATTATTCATATTATTATGCTTTGGATGTGTTCGTCATCATTCCAATATTGTATTTGAAAATAAAAATTTTGAGGCGATTTTTAGTGATACTTCATTAGTCAATAAAGATCATGTACTTTTTTTTATCCGAATGAAAGATTGTATTTCGTGCGATTTATTACAAGAAGGGGCTTTCAATAATAAGAAATTATTGCAAAGGATGTCTGACAAGTATATGTGCATAGAACAATATGTTGATTTAGGTGAGGGTAAATTTATACCATATTTGTTATATGAAAATAGTTTTCCAATGATTGTTGTTTTTTCTAAAAGTGGTATATTAGAGGCATTGGTGATAGGGAATAGAACGGCAAAGGAATTAACATTAATGTTGGATAAAATTGAGGCTCATCGTGGTTTTGTTACAAACACTCGTAATAGATTCGTTTTAAATGATACATGTTATGTTGATTTAATAAAAAAAACGGTGAATGCTTTTCTTGCTTTAAAAAGTGAGGACTTAGGAAAAGCAAAAGATGAAATTGAATCATCAATAAAGATCCAACCTTATTTTTACAATTTGTATATAGGATCCCAAATTTATAAAGAATTAGGGGATACAGTTCGTTTTATAGAATGTACAGATCAAGCTTTAAAGATGAATGATCGTTTTGATAATTTATTGTATAATTCAATAAAAGAGAAAATTGGTAACCCAGCTGAAGAACTAGATCTTGTTACTTCAATTTCTTTTGAAAAGACTATACATGATTTCGGTCGTATATCGAGTGAAGATAGTGTGGAATGTTCCTTCCTGTTTAAGAACAATAATTCTTTTCCAGTAATAATTGAAAGCATAAAGCAATCCTGTGATTGTATGGAAATCATTTGGGATACAAAACCAGTATTACCTCAAAAAATTGGAACTGTAAAAGTGATATACAAACCATCCTCTAAAGGGGTATTTATGAAAGCATTATTTTTGACAATATCTAAAAGTAATAAAATCATTCCTTTACATATAAAAGGAGTGGTTATATAA
- a CDS encoding BF3164 family lipoprotein: MRQVVFLVLICLISCKRSDKIELSYFGLEDFPETKCCKSDSIGIQVLDALSYHVLRDSLVLVTTRGHNGYFVEMYYLGSKQKVMNFAKKGLDTNQFAHARVFLNDKNTSTEFYLYNVITNSIVEINIDSLLENRETFNYKKVYLSGYSSVPDFCKYDKGRYLVQNKYFSPVKNFNNNVDRFIFVNEKEFNVTNSTYSDFKKYNYYLSNINQVVMFSDVTKNRLWCASKGEDRFDIYTRDSLRLLGSYIGPYHYDVEYVVGEAGGDLPLVVRDGLYSGYEAAVITDNYVYLLLGNQKYKSEIPKSDVISDKSEIYKLSWEGKLLCRYILDRYVYAFSMDSQEKYFYCTVDENRQLDPKFVRYEL, encoded by the coding sequence ATGCGTCAAGTTGTATTTTTAGTGTTAATTTGTTTGATTTCATGTAAAAGATCAGACAAGATTGAATTATCCTATTTCGGATTAGAGGATTTTCCCGAAACAAAATGCTGTAAGTCAGATTCGATAGGGATACAGGTTTTAGATGCGTTGTCTTATCATGTTCTGCGAGATTCTTTGGTTTTAGTGACAACGAGAGGGCATAATGGTTATTTTGTTGAAATGTATTATTTAGGTAGCAAACAAAAGGTGATGAATTTTGCTAAGAAAGGTTTGGATACAAATCAATTTGCTCATGCTAGAGTTTTTTTGAATGACAAAAATACGTCAACTGAATTTTATCTTTATAATGTAATAACCAATTCTATCGTAGAGATAAATATTGATTCATTATTAGAAAATAGAGAAACTTTTAATTATAAAAAGGTATATTTATCGGGATATTCTAGTGTTCCAGATTTTTGCAAGTATGATAAAGGAAGATATTTAGTTCAAAATAAATATTTTTCTCCTGTGAAGAATTTTAATAATAATGTTGATCGTTTCATATTTGTAAATGAGAAAGAATTTAATGTAACTAATAGTACTTATTCAGATTTTAAGAAGTATAACTACTATTTATCTAACATTAATCAAGTCGTTATGTTTAGTGATGTAACTAAGAATCGTTTATGGTGCGCATCAAAAGGGGAGGATCGGTTTGATATTTATACAAGAGATAGTTTAAGATTATTAGGGTCATATATTGGGCCTTATCATTATGATGTAGAGTATGTTGTAGGAGAAGCTGGTGGTGATTTACCATTGGTTGTGAGAGATGGGCTATATTCGGGGTATGAAGCAGCGGTTATAACTGATAATTATGTTTATCTATTGCTTGGTAATCAGAAGTATAAATCTGAAATTCCGAAATCAGATGTAATTTCAGATAAAAGTGAAATATACAAATTGAGTTGGGAGGGAAAGTTATTGTGCAGATATATATTAGATCGTTACGTGTATGCTTTCTCAATGGATAGCCAGGAAAAGTATTTTTATTGTACTGTTGATGAAAATCGTCAACTTGATCCAAAATTTGTGCGTTATGAGCTTTAA
- a CDS encoding TlpA family protein disulfide reductase, which translates to MKYRLLFIVCSLLCFSELWAGPGKVVVKGADQNVCVYNSSRGRGRACFAPEKGMKETVILLPEKECGDLFYLISGDRTSWIRVLPDETVTVDVRKKDWKFAGDSKAINRYLYQWTQKMFFGKPNALTYRVEMMFYQLPDRDKRIPDPKTFYTKEYMEWADRLVIACLRDLREAKIKDSKFIEEQEGRILFGWVELQMLNYQMVENKEEIPEKAYLFLDDFNFADAVFLKYPGADDILRIYFDMVDARGMIQYDNYNFLQRRAEMIENAEVREYYILQELDNIIRNQWLYQLDKVIASVENMVITQAGKEQLTGYKKQYQDLMASDVNQEGKKAVNISFKDVNDREWGLYMFKGKYVLIDVWATWCGPCKYQIPHLMRLEEEFEGRGIVFVSLSADKPADTQKWKDMVKEFGMKGICGIAPDAFNHAFFEKYKVKSIPRFILIDPDGNMVMTKARRPSDPVLKMQLEELLKQYDQKKTTIRGKMEGVADGTQVSVSHKIGMMTHTLGQAEVKDGRFELSFLLEKPEFINFSCYKIFFGNVWAKPGDRMVLEGNKPVYTGGEYELNNLLTELNTKYTDRWPGYGDDVFDQKRGKLSYDIYASIKNEIDASALQPEMKRMLTGYFQGVLLDKMYGRVATSKVIGKGFPRPIVKNGYSNAVLKLELLPELVNYPSWTDCVQELLYARLAAGMIKIQGRGSYITDMAAGLKSEKLRETYIMDQLRMEILRGHLLGIEDRIENARSMVKSPDNVALLSRMPEQAQKSLQEFKTVLPGTDLSGFSFENEKGKRVALSDFKGKYVFIDIWSTGCNPCVGEVPYIKDMEHRFAGKPITWVSISMDLNKKEWLDFLKEKGMNGIQLICNKGYKDPFPKQIALRGIPRFLLLDKEGKVIDFESLRPSNPVLGELLQLMLNKK; encoded by the coding sequence ATGAAGTATCGTTTATTATTTATCGTGTGTAGCCTATTATGTTTTTCTGAATTATGGGCAGGACCGGGAAAAGTGGTTGTTAAAGGTGCGGATCAAAATGTTTGTGTTTATAACAGTAGCCGGGGAAGAGGGCGAGCTTGTTTTGCCCCGGAGAAAGGGATGAAAGAAACGGTGATTTTACTACCGGAAAAGGAGTGTGGTGATTTGTTTTATTTGATTTCGGGGGATCGGACTTCTTGGATAAGGGTGTTACCGGATGAAACGGTCACGGTGGATGTCCGGAAAAAAGACTGGAAGTTCGCCGGAGATTCAAAAGCGATAAATCGTTATTTGTATCAGTGGACACAAAAGATGTTTTTCGGGAAGCCGAACGCTTTGACGTATCGGGTTGAAATGATGTTCTATCAATTACCGGATCGGGATAAGAGAATTCCGGATCCGAAGACGTTTTACACGAAGGAGTATATGGAATGGGCTGATCGTTTAGTGATAGCTTGTTTGAGAGATTTACGTGAAGCGAAAATAAAGGACTCTAAATTTATAGAAGAACAGGAAGGGCGTATTTTATTTGGTTGGGTAGAATTGCAGATGTTAAATTACCAAATGGTAGAAAATAAGGAGGAAATTCCTGAAAAAGCTTACCTCTTTTTGGATGATTTCAATTTTGCGGATGCGGTGTTCTTAAAGTATCCAGGGGCGGATGATATTCTGAGAATTTATTTTGATATGGTAGATGCTCGAGGAATGATTCAATATGATAATTATAACTTTTTGCAGAGAAGGGCAGAGATGATTGAAAATGCCGAGGTTCGTGAATACTATATCCTGCAGGAATTAGATAATATCATTCGTAATCAATGGTTGTATCAATTGGATAAAGTCATAGCATCGGTGGAAAATATGGTGATAACTCAAGCGGGAAAAGAGCAATTGACAGGATACAAAAAGCAGTATCAGGATTTGATGGCATCAGACGTAAATCAGGAAGGGAAGAAAGCGGTAAATATTTCGTTTAAAGATGTGAATGATAGAGAGTGGGGATTGTATATGTTTAAGGGGAAATATGTTCTCATTGATGTGTGGGCTACTTGGTGTGGACCTTGTAAATATCAGATTCCACACTTGATGCGTTTGGAAGAAGAGTTTGAAGGAAGAGGAATCGTGTTTGTTTCTTTGTCCGCAGATAAACCAGCCGATACTCAGAAATGGAAAGATATGGTTAAAGAGTTCGGGATGAAGGGTATTTGTGGGATTGCCCCGGATGCATTTAATCACGCATTCTTCGAGAAGTATAAAGTGAAAAGTATTCCTCGTTTCATTTTGATCGATCCCGATGGAAATATGGTGATGACTAAAGCTCGGCGTCCGTCGGATCCAGTATTAAAAATGCAGTTGGAAGAGTTGCTGAAACAGTATGATCAGAAGAAAACAACGATCCGTGGTAAGATGGAAGGAGTTGCGGATGGAACGCAAGTTTCTGTCAGTCATAAGATCGGAATGATGACTCACACATTAGGGCAGGCAGAAGTAAAAGATGGGCGCTTTGAATTGAGCTTTCTTTTGGAGAAACCCGAATTTATAAATTTCTCTTGTTATAAAATTTTTTTTGGGAATGTTTGGGCCAAGCCGGGAGATCGGATGGTACTTGAGGGAAATAAACCTGTTTATACCGGAGGAGAATATGAGTTGAATAATTTGTTGACGGAGCTTAATACAAAATATACAGATCGCTGGCCGGGGTATGGAGATGATGTTTTTGATCAAAAACGAGGGAAGCTGTCTTATGATATTTATGCAAGTATCAAGAACGAGATTGATGCCAGTGCATTGCAACCGGAAATGAAACGTATGTTGACAGGTTATTTCCAAGGAGTGTTACTGGATAAGATGTATGGAAGGGTAGCTACGTCAAAGGTGATCGGTAAAGGTTTTCCTCGTCCGATTGTGAAAAACGGGTATTCGAATGCCGTGTTAAAACTAGAATTATTGCCGGAGTTAGTGAATTATCCGTCTTGGACAGATTGCGTGCAGGAGCTATTGTACGCACGTTTAGCCGCAGGTATGATAAAAATTCAAGGACGAGGTAGTTATATTACTGATATGGCTGCCGGGCTTAAGAGTGAGAAGTTGCGGGAAACTTATATTATGGATCAATTACGGATGGAGATTTTACGAGGTCATTTATTGGGAATTGAAGATCGGATCGAGAATGCACGTTCGATGGTAAAAAGTCCTGATAATGTAGCCTTGTTGTCTCGGATGCCGGAACAAGCACAAAAGTCTTTGCAAGAGTTTAAGACTGTTTTACCTGGTACGGATTTGAGCGGATTTTCTTTTGAGAATGAGAAAGGGAAACGGGTTGCTTTATCTGATTTTAAAGGGAAATATGTGTTTATAGACATTTGGTCTACGGGATGTAATCCTTGTGTCGGAGAGGTTCCTTATATCAAAGATATGGAACACCGTTTTGCCGGGAAACCGATCACGTGGGTTTCTATTTCAATGGATTTAAATAAAAAAGAGTGGTTGGATTTCTTGAAGGAAAAGGGAATGAATGGAATACAGTTGATATGTAACAAAGGGTATAAAGATCCATTCCCGAAACAAATAGCATTGAGGGGAATACCACGATTCCTATTGTTGGATAAGGAAGGAAAAGTAATTGATTTTGAATCGTTGAGACCTTCTAATCCGGTGTTGGGAGAGTTGTTGCAGTTAATGCTAAATAAAAAATGA
- a CDS encoding TlpA family protein disulfide reductase → MKKFSLLLFLTCMGVVLYAQKYTEIKGFVKNDRLKEVHLYRVEDGTTHSYASTMVAEDGSYGFLFCPEKPGFYTVGNDKQMDFVVYVKGGDKININILENRAELAGKNTKENVALYKWEDFAADVRLKSVYFMLTISNYKDFFPEFTVFVSKLDSIKKKIKSGNAEFDALLKKKIDYDVDYYAAVFLQTPRTAHPERQDWPEFYNTIISDDKFTTDDVLLFPQGARMIGIYASFGYKMSGKKYDPVDYQSTCLGYLKTDRLKGEYLLRNVFAGLKSYDQYLSLMDRYGKYLVTPSLKARAEAIGTALYDTAPGSIAADFTYPDVNGKEVSLSDFKGKVVLVDVWATWCGPCRGEIPHLKKLEQEMHGTDVVFLGVSVDEAKDKQKWLDFIKKEELGGVQVHASGWSKIAQDYKIKGIPRFMVFDKQGRVVSVDAPRPSSPELKEMLEKELKK, encoded by the coding sequence ATGAAAAAATTTAGTTTGTTATTGTTTTTAACCTGTATGGGTGTGGTGCTATATGCACAAAAGTACACGGAAATAAAGGGTTTCGTGAAAAATGATCGCTTGAAGGAAGTTCATCTTTATCGTGTAGAAGATGGGACGACACATTCTTATGCTTCGACCATGGTGGCAGAAGATGGTTCTTATGGATTTTTGTTTTGCCCGGAAAAGCCGGGGTTTTACACAGTAGGCAATGATAAACAGATGGATTTTGTAGTTTACGTAAAAGGTGGCGATAAAATCAATATCAATATTTTGGAAAACAGGGCCGAGTTGGCGGGAAAGAATACTAAAGAGAACGTGGCCTTGTATAAATGGGAAGACTTTGCGGCTGATGTTCGTTTGAAATCAGTTTATTTTATGCTGACAATCAGTAATTATAAGGACTTTTTCCCTGAATTTACTGTATTTGTTTCTAAACTTGATTCGATTAAAAAGAAGATAAAGAGCGGTAACGCGGAGTTTGATGCTTTATTGAAAAAGAAAATTGATTATGACGTGGACTATTATGCAGCAGTCTTTTTGCAGACTCCCAGAACAGCTCATCCGGAACGTCAGGATTGGCCGGAATTTTACAACACGATTATATCTGATGATAAGTTCACGACGGATGATGTGTTGTTGTTTCCTCAAGGAGCACGAATGATCGGTATCTATGCAAGTTTTGGATATAAGATGTCTGGTAAAAAGTATGATCCGGTAGATTATCAAAGCACTTGTTTAGGGTATTTGAAGACAGATCGTTTGAAAGGGGAGTATTTGTTACGGAATGTATTTGCTGGGTTGAAGTCTTATGACCAATATCTAAGTTTGATGGATCGTTATGGAAAATACTTGGTAACGCCTTCTCTAAAGGCTCGGGCTGAGGCTATCGGGACAGCGTTGTATGACACGGCTCCCGGTTCGATTGCTGCCGATTTTACCTATCCGGACGTGAACGGGAAAGAGGTGTCGTTATCCGATTTCAAGGGGAAAGTCGTGTTGGTTGACGTGTGGGCTACTTGGTGTGGTCCTTGTCGGGGAGAAATCCCTCATTTGAAGAAGTTGGAACAGGAAATGCATGGGACGGACGTGGTATTCTTGGGCGTTTCCGTGGATGAAGCGAAAGATAAACAGAAATGGTTGGATTTCATTAAAAAGGAAGAGTTGGGAGGAGTTCAGGTACATGCATCCGGATGGAGTAAGATTGCCCAGGATTACAAGATAAAGGGAATTCCCCGGTTTATGGTGTTTGATAAACAAGGACGAGTCGTGTCGGTCGACGCTCCTCGACCTTCATCACCGGAGCTGAAAGAAATGTTAGAAAAAGAGTTGAAAAAATAA
- a CDS encoding PKD-like family lipoprotein: MKLKNILIGIGLITSLQGVQSCIDDRGNYSYISNEELLPVTISGFEDTTVIIRSTLNITPVLENMDDESRYIHLWYAAPSVTAGFTPQRDTLSLKRDLSFEVTYESGTYNLVYELRDPKLDIYVRKQVLMTVQSDVSTGWYVMKEENGETDIDYISMDGKKIENLITASGQERLKGKPVKMAYQSSRYTPVIQNPDGTTTRLNNKRAFHVFSDQDIKIFNADNMALFYNYEDYFYEVPEVCKPENCGMYSTDFYAINAGKVYSIYGMSPNSGMLGYAKPGLYEVHPDMVMGTYGVMLFDTKTSTFYNTSSSGSSMNLFPEDSEGGISPTNMDVDMIRMLVRKEGNPSTAFAVMKNKNKDEHYVFDMSYSMASYPIVDIDTVPAHCEMPETKVMGTSLYASCIYYSKKEADGDVLKVYKNVKIDNRESELKRFPGEEIVYIVNATSRYGAPADEVFNHLVVLTNSATGWKLYRFNVIGQTPEIETEPAFVYSGKGTAGYVMLRN; encoded by the coding sequence ATGAAACTGAAGAACATATTAATAGGAATAGGTTTAATAACATCTCTTCAGGGAGTACAATCCTGTATTGATGACCGGGGGAATTATAGTTATATTTCTAATGAAGAATTACTTCCTGTAACTATTTCCGGGTTTGAAGATACTACGGTAATAATCCGTTCAACTTTGAATATTACTCCCGTATTAGAGAATATGGATGATGAGTCCCGTTATATACATTTGTGGTATGCAGCTCCTTCGGTTACGGCAGGATTTACTCCGCAACGGGATACACTTTCCTTGAAGAGAGATTTATCATTTGAAGTGACGTATGAATCCGGAACCTATAATTTGGTTTATGAGCTACGGGATCCCAAGTTGGATATCTATGTTCGAAAACAAGTGTTGATGACCGTTCAATCGGATGTAAGTACCGGGTGGTACGTGATGAAGGAGGAGAACGGAGAAACGGATATTGATTATATCTCTATGGATGGGAAGAAGATTGAAAATTTGATCACCGCTTCTGGACAAGAACGGTTAAAAGGGAAACCGGTAAAAATGGCATATCAGTCTTCCCGTTATACTCCCGTGATTCAGAATCCGGATGGAACAACGACTCGGTTGAATAATAAAAGAGCTTTTCATGTTTTTAGCGATCAGGATATAAAGATCTTTAATGCAGACAACATGGCTCTGTTTTATAATTATGAAGATTATTTTTATGAAGTCCCAGAAGTGTGTAAGCCGGAAAATTGTGGAATGTATAGCACTGATTTTTATGCGATTAATGCAGGAAAGGTTTATTCAATTTATGGTATGTCACCGAATAGCGGAATGTTGGGATATGCGAAACCGGGATTGTATGAAGTGCACCCTGATATGGTGATGGGTACTTATGGTGTGATGCTTTTTGATACTAAAACAAGTACGTTCTATAATACATCGTCCAGTGGTAGTTCCATGAATTTGTTCCCTGAAGATTCCGAGGGTGGAATTTCTCCAACGAATATGGATGTAGATATGATTCGGATGTTAGTTCGGAAAGAGGGAAATCCCTCTACTGCATTTGCTGTAATGAAGAATAAAAATAAAGATGAGCATTACGTGTTTGATATGTCTTATTCCATGGCTAGTTATCCGATTGTTGATATTGATACTGTTCCTGCACATTGTGAAATGCCAGAGACAAAGGTTATGGGAACTTCTTTATATGCCAGTTGTATTTATTATTCTAAAAAGGAAGCGGATGGTGATGTGTTGAAGGTGTATAAGAATGTCAAAATAGATAATCGTGAAAGTGAGTTGAAACGTTTTCCGGGAGAAGAAATAGTTTACATTGTAAATGCGACTAGTAGATATGGAGCTCCAGCGGATGAGGTATTCAATCATTTGGTTGTATTGACAAATAGTGCGACGGGTTGGAAATTGTATCGTTTTAATGTAATCGGGCAAACACCGGAGATCGAAACGGAGCCTGCGTTTGTTTATTCCGGTAAAGGAACAGCCGGATATGTTATGCTTCGTAACTAA